The sequence TGTGGACTTGGGAAGAGAGCATTTCATCAATAAGCATGTAAGAAAACACCATATGCACATGTCAATATGAAAATCACTAAACCGGGGCATGAATACCAAAAAATGTAAACCTTGTACCTATAGTAAAATAATGGAAGTTCAAACTTTGGAAATcatgtgtttttcctttttaaattgaTCTATGcatgaaaacatgaaaaagattGCTAAGGTTGTGGCCATTAACAATATATCCCTAGAGGGATAAAGCAATATCATAgagagaaaatttggaaaaggtACACCCTTGGGCTAACCTAGAACTACAAGCTAGGACAAGAATTGGTCACAACCATGTAACTACAAAATCTACTTATAATTTCTAGGCAACTTCAGAGTGCATACACATGTGTGTGTACATGTTTggatgtatatatatgtttacaagacaaaaacaaaacctTGTACTAGATGTAGGCAAAGGTATTCACTGGATACAAAAATTTCCTTGTGCCACTTGTTGAGACCATAGAAATACCTATTTGGATGTGGTGATTAGATTTCAACATAGCCTTCTTGATGGTTTAGTTCTTGAATTATGAGGCGGTGGTGTTTGTTGTACCCTTAAATTTTACTCTGTATCaagtaattactaatttatggAGGCAAAAATTCCTTGTATCATGAAAGGAATAGTAGTCTCTTGTTCATGCTATTTTGTTGGAAGTTGGGTTCCTATATTGTTCAAAATGCGATTTTGATTACCTGATTGTTGCAACTCACATTTCATCTATTGTTTGTATCCTGTCTGCAGGGTAATATGACTCTATCAGATATTAGACTTGTTGAGAAGCGAATATATCATGCTACTCTCAATGGTAATAATAGCATGCCTAGTGTTTTGCATTAGGAACACAATTGATAATATCATGGCCTCGCCCCCTAGTCCCAGTTGGTTTCTTTAGTTTTTGTccatgaatgacactttattcAAATAAGCATTGGTGTGTTGTTACTCGtgtattcttttttcttattaatagaaaaagtaactATTTAAATATGTTGTTCTATGACCTCATAGATCTCTGTTAATAAAACATCAAATCTCAGAGTTTCTTTGCCTTTCTTTTTGAGTGTCAAGTCATTTTCTCAATATATTAAtctaaaaaatctcttttgtGTTCCtacaaaattgttttgttgatgCTAATTGGGACTCACCATCTGTATATATCAATTGTAtgattctattattattattattattattattattttgctgAAAAAAAGGTTTATAACAGATATCATGTTCAGGAGAAGCATTTTTGTTGACCAATGTGTTTTGTATTTCTCCAAATTTTGGAATATTACCATGAAGCTTTTGTGCCAATCTTGAAGGGGTtagcccttttctttttctgtttacCCAATCGACACTTGCAACTCCACACCATTTCTGACCTCTAGTGAGGGTCACTAGCCGCTGCAATAAGATATTATTCGTGTAGTGTATGATGATGGTGTTTAATGTGCCGCAACCGTAAAATGGAGATTTCAGGTTTAAATAGGGAAAAGAAAACTGTCCGATGGTTGAAAAATTTTACAGTTGAAGGTGGATTTTCCTACTTAATACTTGATCAATATTGAAATAGGGCACAAAAATACTTAGTCCAAAAACAGTTTTCCAAAGttcttttttgaaaagatgTATATCCAAGATAACCatttacttaaaaaatccaattgatttgattttctccGTCCACTACctcaactatatatatatatatatatatgttattctCTTAGTGCTTTCAacactttgatttttattagGCAAGTACTTCAATGGAAGATTTGAAAGATATCGTACACTTACGAATTAGGCTTTGAAAATTACCAACTTAAAGTACTCTCAAAATTCCTTCTCAAGTCCACTACAATCCATTGTAGCCTTGACttcacttaaaagaaaacatggtaggatcaattttttttttcttcagataactcaaaattatttataagaatgGAAATATTagtcatgaaaaataatttgaacatAAATCTATTCACTCCCTCTGGGCCTATCGTGTTTACCAACAAAAAGATTCCAATTGACCTTCTGAGAGAGTTATATATGGTGTATGCGTAAAGTataattaatgcaaattttGCAATAATTCTAACATCAAGGTAAGCTGTACAATATCTAGAATTAAGgcaaaaagaaacataaagtaGGACGTGATTACTTCTCATTTGGAAAATCTTTCAAAGCCAAGGAGTATGAATGACGGCAAGATATGCATTTATTTAATACATGAAGTTTATAAATGTTGGTGAAGTTTTTTACAGGAGAAGAAATGCACTAAAATAGAAATACAATTAAAGTCTACTTACATACAGGCGAAGCACAAGTTTGATGGAATACAACTAGAAAGGAAAAGTAGCTTAGCCAATGAAGTTTCTCATTGCAAAATTTGAACTTCACTAGTAAAGCATATGCTTCCTGGGTCTAAAGATAAGCCTAGAGCAATATGTAGCGCGAATTATATGTGCCCAAAGGCGGCATTGCATTGAAAAATAAAGTGTGACCAGCAAAAAAGCAAATACAGCAACAAGAATAGGGGCCCATGTGACTCCATGActgaaaagtagaaaaaaggTCGCGGTAAAAGTTACCATCATCGATATAATTGAAATGAAGAGTGTTAAGAGTCCAAACATCAACCTGGAAGGTAATAACTCGAGAAAATCGTCGTCTGCATAGCGTGAAGTTAGGACAATAGATAAGAACACTAGTATTGAAGTCAAAGAGGTGAATAACGCTATTGCATCCGCTACTGCAAAAATTATGAAGGGTTTCTTTCTCAACAAAACAGGAATGCCAGTATCTTGATTGCTACCGCCTGGTACAGTGAGGGCTGCAGCAAACACAACAGTGGCTATGAGGGTTGCAACAAGCATAGACTGAGCAGCTGTTCCTCTCATCCACTTCTCCCCCTCCTTCATTAAATCTTTGTGCTCCTTAGTGAACAAATCCCAGGGTGTTTCACcatctctgtttttcctttctctgAATGAAGGTAGCACCATCTTTTCCACCTCCTACCACATTTCAAATTGTAAGATAAACAAAAAGTTTAGACCAAAAAGATTGTTTGTGCAGTGATATTTACCCTAAACCATAATAGCTCTCGTTGCATTTGAAGAGCTGCACCTACGACAATATTGCGTTGACGTGGGGGTGCCAATCTTCCAGCCAAATGCAAGATGTTGTTTTCATTCTCATCTTTATTTGGCACAATCAAATCCTTCATTGAACCTATCTCATATATAAGATTGAAGATATTCTCCTGGCGATGTAAAACTGCAATATGAAATATAGACCTATTGTGATCGTCTACTTCCCATATGAGATCAGGATATATGGCAATAAGCTCTTTTAAGAACACAGTGTTTCCTAATTCTGCTGCAACAAGGAGCAGTGGAGAAGGAGATCTGATCAGATCTAAAATCTCGGAGTGCGGTTGTACTATAACCTGCTGCCAAAGGTGTTTGACTAGTTTAAGAGATTTGTTTTGCCTCAAATTTTTCTTGTCTTCCACTCTTTTACATGATACTGccagtgaaaaataaattaattaccatTCCAAAATCAAATAGTGGCAACAAAAACAATAGCAACATTAGAAACTTGTATGTGATAGATCTATACATATATGCATGAATAATATAGTGatactttaattaatttagtcaatcataaggaaattaaaaaagaaaaaaaagagagaaaaaaaaaaaaggaaacaatcCAAAGATATGGTACAAACGAGGCagaacaacaaaaaaatcaagCTATCATGGATGGCTGTGGATTCCAAATACAATAAGCTCTTTTTGTGACATGAAGCATGGATTGTAgctatataattaattagattgtTCAAATGTAACAGCAATAATTGTGAAGAACACCCcccttttatgaaaaaaatgataagcaTTGTATATACAAACGAGGAATAAGAGAACTTGGGCTAAATTGATTTGTTTCCCACATGCTTTTATGATTTGGCTTGCCATCAAATATGGTATGACAACATAGGATAAGCTCATGAAATTCAGGCTTGCTAAATTAAACAACTATAATGGTACTTGTTGGGGTGTGCTATTCAATTACAGCTAATTAAATTAGGGTTATCCTTGTATTATCCACCAAGGTAGACTTAATTTTTCAGTTGGTggtagtttattttattatttcctttAGTTTTCATTTACTTCAAACCTCAACAAAAGATAGAGAAAATAACTTGCTTGAATTAATGACAGTGTTCCATATATGAAGCTGATCTCCCCCCGAGAATGCAGAAGGCTTCCGAGCCAGGAGATGCAATGCAGTTTCACCATTCCCATCTCTTTCTACAGCCAATGTTGGGTGATGGCTCGATATGTCCAAGGCTACATCTGCATCATgaattaacaaaatattacaaataaagaATTTTTGTGCCTATTTGTTGACTTTATATAGTTTCCCCAAAGAAGCCATTTTGTGGACATGCAAGGTGGTGATTATAAGAAAGCAtttagtaaaacaaaaattatcaaaattaaaccgggaatattaattaaaaaatcaaataaaatacagtgaataaaaaattgtttgctAAATGATTCACCAACTCTATGATTGCAAAACCCAACTGGGGAAGGAAGTGCTTAAAGCTGCTGGTATTTGCTACTCAACAAATATTGTTCTGGTAATGCAACCAAAGACTACGTGTGCATTATATAAGACAATGCCTTTCCCTATATTTTAACTAGCTGGTGGGTGATTCTGGATGGAGAGAAAAAATTATCTACTCACCATACAGATCAGTACTGATGCATGCATTAAGCAGCTTAACCCAATCGCTAACAGTTAATTGTTCATGATCAGTCTTGTTGTAGAGATACCACACCATCTCACTATGTCCTAATAGAGCAGCCACATGGAGTGGTGTCATTTCATCATAAGCTCGGATCATTGGAAggatttcattctttttcaccATAGCCTTTGCAATTCCCACTATTCCTGCTGCAGCAGCAAACCAAAAAGCAGTATTCGAATATTGGTTCTTAAGTTCTAAGTCTTTTGGTTCCATAATTTTCACCATCTCCTCAACAAAGTAGACATGCTTTGCTGCAGCAGCAATATGAAGGGTTGTGTCCCCTCCTGGTGTGATGGTCAAGCGCACTGCTGCAGGAAACATTTCAAAAATACCTTTAGCAGTTTTCCAGTCACCTTTCATGGCGGCACGATAAAGAGGTATGCATACAGCGAGGTAGAGGTCTCTATCTCCTGTATAAGTTTCCAGCATCAAGATAAGCATCTCAGTAACACAAccataatgaaaattttcaaatcaaacatttaaattcaaatacaTTCTACAGATTCTAATTCATTGACTTCAAAACTCTGGCTTGAATTGGCCTCTTAATGTGAAACCCTGTGGGGGAAGCTATCACCAAAGCTATGCCTTCATGTAGACCAATAATTTTTCCACCTTATTATATTGCAATTGTATAACTTTTACGTATGAACCATGTTAATTCCAATAGTCATGCATAATTAAAGAACTTCTAAAGTCAATAAAAATGGAACAAATTCATTAAAGATCTGAATAAGAATAAGATCATTAACCTACCAGAAAGTAGATCTACAGGTGGCATCTGTTCAGGTGAAGTCCCAGTCTCAATTTCATGTCCATCTTGTGCTAGCGAGCTGATATCTATTCTTACCTCTTCTTTGCCCATCACACGTGCCATTTGATGGCTTAAGTTCACCTATGATTGAGGCAAAGACAAAATTTGCATATTAATGtgtaatgtatatatatatatacatctcatttcctttcacttttcaCCTTATTTAAGGGAGACATGCCTTCTGCACTAGAAATCAAGGGGAATGCAGCATTTAGCTTCTTGATAGCAAATCAGTTACTAATTATTTAAGATCATCATGCCAACAACCAAGACTCTAGCACGATCCAACACTATTAAGTTTGCTCTAATATTACTTACCTTCTTTCCCCTAATTACCTCCTCCGTCATCCTCCAATTCCAACTAACAATTCTCTTACatagaaatttataaatcaaatttatatctaGCCTTTTACTCTTGTCcattataattgaaatatacCAGTAGTCACAGTCAATTGTCACTCAAGCTACTTCAAACCTTTACCTAAATATCTTTTTCAAGAAACAACGCCATGGCAGAATTAAAATGAACCAGTAGgtataagaaaataaaggaatcaTCAGTCCTTCCTGTATGATCCCAACCCCCACAGCAAACCAATCACGAACGACCAGGGAATATCTGAATGCAAAGACAAAACTAACAGTACCCAAAAGTTGAAGCTCTAAGTTATAAATACATATATAGATCAATGGATAGTCAAAAGAGCATTGGAGAAGACAACTTGAGCTAATATTATTATCACGACCCAAATTCTAGGCAACCTAGAACTTGACCTATGACCCCAAGTCAAAGGTTTAACCCTAAGGGTTTCTCCTAATCCAAGTTAACAATCAACCAATAATCCCAAATAAATCTATTAAACTAAGATTTActatatcatattattttattttattttatttttccaaaactaacCATCACACTATCACTTATTCACAAGTACAATAAATCCACCAACATCTTACCACCCAAGACCATAAcccaaatatttacaaaaaattttacaaactaataaaatataatttaagttacAAAAGTCCTTATAATTCAAATTACTACATGCCAAAACGTAATACAATTTAAAAACAACCATAATTATGGTTCTTTTACTCTCTGGGACTTTATGGAACACTTCCTGAGTTTCTTGTAGTTCCTTAGAAACTATATCTAcatctaaaaattttagaaaataaagggatgaacatttccacattgctcagtagggtgtTTTACACCTCAAATGGGTTAGAAATTCTAAGTCAATAAAACACAATCGCAtgacaaaatataatattacatcTACATTGTATACATTAAATGAAATCTCAACtatacaaatttaaacaaatcaaaattatcacttttctttttcaaccatatatatatatagcatatcaaaaaattccaaatttacaaaataaataagtcgtttcaatctcaaataatatattcaatCATACAATTGATGTCAATCCATTAAAGGATACAATTCCTTATTCCAATGCAAACATGATGCATATGCTTACACACAATCACACAATGCACTGTTATTCTCGGGCTTTTACCGAAGGATATGTGTTcgtacccaaatacactccccatttgTAGTCTTCCTAAGGTAAACTTTTATGTCTTTCACCCTAGAGATCTTACTCACTACTTAATTTGCCCCCTCTATGGTCCTTCCATTTCTcatttctcatttctcttttcttttcatttttgcccTCTTTGGGgtcttttcattctcatttccatttcttcaatttttttctttttcttcacacaaccatgatgaATATGAAGTGCgatcaaatcatattttaatatccaCAAATTTTCAAGACATATTTCTATTTACTCCCATTATGTTTCATAATTTCCAACAATCCAcatcaatttcttctttttttttttaataggtaatcCACACATCGATTTCTTGTTCACTTTAATCGCCACAAGAAAATTCACTAATAATTTGCATATCATCAAAACATAGTTTAAACCTTAaccacataattttttttatttaataatttccaacaaccaacataacaatttttcttcaacaatatcatcacaaatattaaaaaaaaatctcaataatCCAAATATCAACGAAATATAATTTAcactctaattttatttattcctaacaatctcaataatttttttaacacccattacaattatttttccatatttaaatcatcaaaagcatccaaaaaaaattctgaataatccaaatatcaacaaaacataatttatactctaattttatttattcccaaCCATctcaataattttctttttttacacccaatacaattatttttccaCATTTAAATCACCAAAAACATCCAAGAAAATTCCCAATAAtccaaaaatcaacaaaacataatttatactcTATCTTTATTTATCCCAACAGTCTTAATAATTCCTAACACTCAATACaactatttttctatatttaaatcGTCCCAATTATTACCAATATTCCAAAAAATCCGTAAATcaccaaaataaatttatcaataaccataataatatttcaaataatataaataacatcCATTATCTCCCAAAAAcacaatataaattttttttttcaaaaaaaaaaaattaaatcaaagttttcTGGGTTAAACCACTCTACCTCATATTCAAAAATCTAACCGTTGAAACTAAAATCGAGCTCCGTAAAAGTGTTATTCGCGTTGCATGGAATATTCTACTAGAATTTTAAGCAAAATAGAGGTCATTTGGCGGATCAATAGGCCGGCCGAAGGCGTGTAACATTTTGCTTTTGCCCTCCGCGACTCCCGTCTTCTGTCCTcgctcctttttttcttccttgtctTTCTCCTTCTAACTTTCTCCCCTGTCCACttgattataaatatatattattattattaaacaaatttaaaaataccaCGTACATCCcctttcttaataataaattaaacttatttaattctaactccacaattataaattatattcaatttataattttttgttttacgaaaaatatcattatattcttaattaaatttactataaacctattttaaaaataataataatttgactttaattacttgaactattttttaattattaaaaaaattaatttcataaaatatttgaaacataaaataatttttcaacatCTAAGAAGTTgaaattcataataatttttaacccattaattttaccaatatttatttactagtaaaaatttaagcaatattttaaaatttaattctatcAATTATTTAGtcattcaatttataataatcaaattcaCAACCCTTTagtataacttttatttaatttacttcatttatcaaattctttaattacATCAACATTTCAAAAGTTAAGTTCACTTcgcatttaattaatttacctttttgtacatttttctaaattcatatattataatttacttttaatttaatttcaattcaattttgttttatattttgcaATTCTATAAtgtttaattctaattataaaaataaaattgatttgttataaaattaaattaaatatccattataataattcaatataatataaatttttactaatttt is a genomic window of Vitis riparia cultivar Riparia Gloire de Montpellier isolate 1030 chromosome 1, EGFV_Vit.rip_1.0, whole genome shotgun sequence containing:
- the LOC117919487 gene encoding ankyrin repeat-containing protein NPR4-like isoform X4, whose translation is MARVMGKEEVRIDISSLAQDGHEIETGTSPEQMPPVDLLSAVRLTITPGGDTTLHIAAAAKHVYFVEEMVKIMEPKDLELKNQYSNTAFWFAAAAGIVGIAKAMVKKNEILPMIRAYDEMTPLHVAALLGHSEMVWYLYNKTDHEQLTVSDWVKLLNACISTDLYDVALDISSHHPTLAVERDGNGETALHLLARKPSAFSGGDQLHIWNTVINSISCKRVEDKKNLRQNKSLKLVKHLWQQVIVQPHSEILDLIRSPSPLLLVAAELGNTVFLKELIAIYPDLIWEVDDHNRSIFHIAVLHRQENIFNLIYEIGSMKDLIVPNKDENENNILHLAGRLAPPRQRNIVVGAALQMQRELLWFREVEKMVLPSFRERKNRDGETPWDLFTKEHKDLMKEGEKWMRGTAAQSMLVATLIATVVFAAALTVPGGSNQDTGIPVLLRKKPFIIFAVADAIALFTSLTSILVFLSIVLTSRYADDDFLELLPSRLMFGLLTLFISIISMMVTFTATFFLLFSHGVTWAPILVAVFAFLLVTLYFSMQCRLWAHIIRATYCSRLIFRPRKHMLY
- the LOC117919487 gene encoding ankyrin repeat-containing protein NPR4-like isoform X1 encodes the protein MARVMGKEEVRIDISSLAQDGHEIETGTSPEQMPPVDLLSGDRDLYLAVCIPLYRAAMKGDWKTAKGIFEMFPAAVRLTITPGGDTTLHIAAAAKHVYFVEEMVKIMEPKDLELKNQYSNTAFWFAAAAGIVGIAKAMVKKNEILPMIRAYDEMTPLHVAALLGHSEMVWYLYNKTDHEQLTVSDWVKLLNACISTDLYDVALDISSHHPTLAVERDGNGETALHLLARKPSAFSGGDQLHIWNTVINSISCKRVEDKKNLRQNKSLKLVKHLWQQVIVQPHSEILDLIRSPSPLLLVAAELGNTVFLKELIAIYPDLIWEVDDHNRSIFHIAVLHRQENIFNLIYEIGSMKDLIVPNKDENENNILHLAGRLAPPRQRNIVVGAALQMQRELLWFREVEKMVLPSFRERKNRDGETPWDLFTKEHKDLMKEGEKWMRGTAAQSMLVATLIATVVFAAALTVPGGSNQDTGIPVLLRKKPFIIFAVADAIALFTSLTSILVFLSIVLTSRYADDDFLELLPSRLMFGLLTLFISIISMMVTFTATFFLLFSHGVTWAPILVAVFAFLLVTLYFSMQCRLWAHIIRATYCSRLIFRPRKHMLY
- the LOC117919487 gene encoding ankyrin repeat-containing protein At5g02620-like isoform X2, translating into MARVMGKEEVRIDISSLAQDGHEIETGTSPEQMPPVDLLSGDRDLYLAVCIPLYRAAMKGDWKTAKGIFEMFPAAVRLTITPGGDTTLHIAAAAKHVYFVEEMVKIMEPKDLELKNQYSNTAFWFAAAAGIVGIAKAMVKKNEILPMIRAYDEMTPLHVAALLGHSEMVWYLYNKTDHEQLTVSDWVKLLNACISTDLYDVALDISSHHPTLAVERDGNGETALHLLARKPSAFSGGDQLHIWNTVINSISCKRVEDKKNLRQNKSLKLVKHLWQQVIVQPHSEILDLIRSPSPLLLVAAELGNTVFLKELIAIYPDLIWEVDDHNRSIFHIAVLHRQENIFNLIYEIGSMKDLIVPNKDENENNILHLAGRLAPPRQRNIVVGAALQMQRELLWFRVEKMVLPSFRERKNRDGETPWDLFTKEHKDLMKEGEKWMRGTAAQSMLVATLIATVVFAAALTVPGGSNQDTGIPVLLRKKPFIIFAVADAIALFTSLTSILVFLSIVLTSRYADDDFLELLPSRLMFGLLTLFISIISMMVTFTATFFLLFSHGVTWAPILVAVFAFLLVTLYFSMQCRLWAHIIRATYCSRLIFRPRKHMLY
- the LOC117919487 gene encoding ankyrin repeat-containing protein At5g02620-like isoform X3; protein product: MARVMGKEEVRIDISSLAQDGHEIETGTSPEQMPPVDLLSGDRDLYLAVCIPLYRAAMKGDWKTAKGIFEMFPAAVRLTITPGGDTTLHIAAAAKHVYFVEEMVKIMEPKDLELKNQYSNTAFWFAAAAGIVGIAKAMVKKNEILPMIRAYDEMTPLHVAALLGHSEMVWYLYNKTDHEQLTVSDWVKLLNACISTDLYDVALDISSHHPTLAVERDGNGETALHLLARKPSAFSGGDQLHIWNTVINSISCKRVEDKKNLRQNKSLKLVKHLWQQVIVQPHSEILDLIRSPSPLLLVAAELGNTVFLKELIAIYPDLIWEVDDHNRSIFHIAVLHRQENIFNLIYEIGSMKDLIVPNKDENENNILHLAGRLAPPRQRNIVVGAALQMQRELLWFREVEKMVLPSFRERKNRDGETPWDLFTKEHKDLMKEGEKWMRGTAAQSMLVATLIATVVFAAALTVPGGSNQDTGIPVLLRKKPFIIFAVADAIALFTSLTSILVFLSIVLTSRYADDDFLELLPSSHGVTWAPILVAVFAFLLVTLYFSMQCRLWAHIIRATYCSRLIFRPRKHMLY